One genomic window of Bradyrhizobium sp. CCGE-LA001 includes the following:
- a CDS encoding NAD(P)(+) transhydrogenase (Re/Si-specific) subunit beta has protein sequence MSANLSAFLYLVAGVLFILSLRGLSSPASSRQGNLFGMIGMAIAVATTLASHPPADGVAWVLVILAVAIGGGIGAVIARRVPMTSMPELVAAFHSLVGMAAVLVAAGAFYAPEAFDIGKPGAIHASSLVEMSLGVAIGALTFTGSVIAFLKLSARMSGAPIILPFRHAINIALAVALVFFVVRLVLTGGAFDFWMITILALVLGVLMIIPIGGADMPVVISMLNSYSGWAAAGIGFTLGNSALIITGALVGSSGAILSYIMCHAMNRSFVSVILGGFGGETAAAGGGSGEQKPAKLGSADDAAFIMKNAQKVIIVPGYGMAVAQAQHALREMGDILKKEGVEVKYAIHPVAGRMPGHMNVLLAEANVPYDEVFELEDINSEFAQADIAFVIGANDVTNPAAEEDKTSPIYGMPVLQVWKAGTVMFIKRSLASGYAGIDNPLFYRDNTMMLLGDAKKVTENIVKAM, from the coding sequence ATGAGCGCCAATCTCTCTGCATTCTTGTATCTCGTGGCGGGGGTGCTGTTCATCCTGTCGCTGCGCGGGCTGTCGAGCCCGGCATCGTCGCGCCAGGGCAATCTGTTCGGCATGATCGGCATGGCGATCGCGGTCGCCACCACGCTCGCGAGCCATCCGCCGGCCGACGGCGTGGCCTGGGTCCTCGTGATCCTCGCGGTCGCGATCGGTGGCGGCATCGGTGCAGTGATCGCCCGTCGCGTGCCGATGACCTCGATGCCGGAACTGGTCGCCGCCTTCCACTCGCTGGTCGGCATGGCCGCGGTGCTGGTCGCGGCCGGCGCGTTCTACGCGCCGGAGGCCTTCGACATCGGCAAGCCCGGCGCCATTCATGCCTCCAGCCTGGTCGAGATGTCGCTCGGCGTCGCCATCGGCGCGCTGACCTTCACCGGTTCGGTGATCGCGTTCCTCAAGCTGTCCGCGCGCATGAGCGGCGCGCCGATCATCCTGCCGTTCCGGCACGCCATCAACATCGCGCTGGCCGTGGCGCTGGTGTTCTTCGTCGTCCGTCTCGTCCTCACCGGCGGCGCGTTCGACTTCTGGATGATCACCATCCTGGCGCTGGTGCTCGGCGTGCTCATGATCATTCCGATCGGCGGCGCCGACATGCCGGTCGTGATCTCGATGCTGAACTCCTATTCGGGCTGGGCTGCCGCCGGCATCGGCTTCACGCTCGGCAATTCCGCGCTGATCATCACCGGCGCGCTGGTCGGCTCCTCGGGCGCGATCCTGTCCTACATCATGTGCCACGCGATGAACCGGTCCTTCGTCTCGGTGATCCTCGGCGGCTTCGGCGGTGAGACCGCGGCTGCCGGCGGCGGCAGCGGCGAGCAGAAGCCGGCCAAGCTCGGCTCGGCCGACGATGCGGCCTTCATCATGAAGAATGCGCAGAAGGTCATCATCGTGCCCGGCTACGGCATGGCGGTGGCGCAGGCCCAGCATGCGTTGCGCGAAATGGGCGACATCCTCAAGAAGGAAGGCGTCGAGGTGAAATATGCCATTCACCCGGTGGCGGGGCGCATGCCCGGCCACATGAACGTGCTGCTGGCTGAAGCCAACGTGCCCTATGACGAGGTGTTCGAGCTCGAGGACATCAACTCCGAATTCGCGCAGGCCGACATCGCCTTCGTGATCGGCGCCAACGACGTCACCAACCCGGCCGCCGAAGAAGACAAGACCTCGCCGATCTACGGCATGCCGGTGCTCCAGGTCTGGAAGGCTGGCACCGTGATGTTCATCAAGCGCTCGCTCGCCTCCGGCTATGCCGGCATCGACAATCCGCTGTTCTACCGCGACAACACCATGATGCTGCTCGGCGACGCCAAGAAGGTCACCGAGAACATCGTCAAGGCGATGTAG
- a CDS encoding proton-translocating transhydrogenase family protein: MEHAAQLVDPFIFRLSIFVLAVFVGYFVVWSVTPALHTPLMSVTNAISSVIVVGALLAVGVGMVSSGSGWARGFGFVALIFACVNIFGGFLVTQRMLAMYKKKSK; this comes from the coding sequence ATGGAGCATGCTGCACAACTCGTCGATCCCTTCATCTTCCGGCTGTCGATCTTCGTCCTCGCCGTGTTCGTCGGCTATTTCGTGGTGTGGTCGGTGACGCCCGCGCTGCACACGCCGCTGATGAGCGTGACCAACGCGATCTCATCGGTGATCGTGGTCGGCGCACTGCTCGCGGTCGGCGTCGGCATGGTTTCGAGCGGCTCGGGCTGGGCGCGCGGCTTCGGCTTCGTCGCGCTCATCTTCGCCTGCGTGAACATTTTTGGCGGCTTCCTTGTCACCCAGCGTATGCTGGCGATGTACAAGAAGAAGTCGAAGTAA
- a CDS encoding aa3-type cytochrome c oxidase subunit IV, giving the protein MADHSEVAYTTADGNDYVAHEQTYEGFIKLVKYGTVSVALIVILMAIFLT; this is encoded by the coding sequence ATGGCTGACCATAGCGAAGTGGCGTACACCACCGCCGACGGCAACGACTACGTTGCCCACGAGCAGACCTACGAGGGCTTCATCAAGCTGGTGAAGTACGGCACCGTCTCGGTCGCGCTCATCGTCATCCTGATGGCGATCTTCCTGACCTGA
- a CDS encoding Re/Si-specific NAD(P)(+) transhydrogenase subunit alpha produces MKIAVAKEIDLSEPRVAASPDTVKKFKALGAEIAVEPGAGLKSGLPDSEFTAVGATVSADALKDADIIIKVKRPEASELAQYKRGALVIAIMDPYGNEAALKTIADAGVSAFAMELMPRITRAQVMDVLSSQANLAGYRAVIEGAEAFGRAFPMMMTAAGTVPAAKVFVMGVGVAGLQAIATARRLGAVVTATDVRPATKEQVESLGAKFLAVEDEEFKNAQTAGGYAKEMSKEYQAKQAALTAEHIKKQDIVITTALIPGRPAPKLVSAEMVRSMKPGSVLVDLAVERGGNVEGAKPGEVVDLDGIKIVGYTNVAGRVAASASSLYARNLFSFIETMVDKKEKKLAVNWDDELVKATALTKDGAVIHPNFQSKV; encoded by the coding sequence ATGAAGATTGCCGTTGCCAAGGAAATCGATCTGTCGGAGCCGCGTGTCGCCGCTTCGCCTGATACGGTGAAGAAGTTCAAGGCGTTAGGCGCCGAGATCGCCGTCGAGCCGGGTGCCGGCCTCAAATCTGGCCTGCCGGATTCCGAGTTCACCGCCGTGGGCGCCACGGTCAGCGCTGACGCGCTGAAGGATGCCGACATCATCATCAAGGTGAAGCGCCCTGAAGCCTCCGAGCTTGCGCAGTACAAGCGCGGTGCGCTCGTCATCGCCATCATGGATCCCTACGGCAACGAGGCCGCGCTGAAGACGATCGCCGACGCAGGCGTTTCCGCTTTCGCGATGGAATTGATGCCGCGCATCACGCGCGCGCAAGTGATGGACGTGCTGTCGTCGCAGGCGAACCTCGCTGGTTACCGCGCCGTGATCGAGGGCGCCGAGGCCTTCGGCCGCGCCTTTCCGATGATGATGACGGCGGCCGGTACCGTCCCTGCCGCGAAGGTGTTCGTGATGGGCGTCGGCGTCGCCGGCCTGCAGGCGATCGCGACCGCCCGCCGTCTCGGCGCTGTCGTGACCGCGACGGACGTTCGTCCCGCGACCAAGGAGCAGGTGGAATCGCTCGGAGCTAAATTCCTCGCCGTCGAGGACGAGGAGTTCAAGAACGCGCAGACCGCCGGCGGCTACGCCAAGGAAATGTCCAAGGAGTACCAGGCCAAGCAGGCCGCGCTCACCGCCGAGCACATCAAGAAGCAGGACATCGTGATCACGACCGCGCTGATTCCGGGCCGGCCCGCGCCGAAGCTCGTCAGCGCCGAGATGGTCAGGTCGATGAAGCCGGGCTCGGTGCTGGTCGATCTCGCCGTCGAGCGCGGCGGCAATGTCGAGGGTGCGAAGCCGGGCGAGGTCGTCGATCTCGATGGCATCAAGATCGTCGGCTACACCAACGTCGCCGGCCGCGTCGCGGCCTCGGCCTCCAGCCTCTACGCACGCAATCTGTTCTCCTTCATCGAGACCATGGTCGACAAGAAGGAGAAGAAGCTCGCCGTCAACTGGGACGACGAACTGGTCAAGGCCACCGCGCTCACGAAGGACGGCGCCGTGATCCACCCGAACTTCCAGTCGAAGGTGTAA